A window from Primulina huaijiensis isolate GDHJ02 chromosome 13, ASM1229523v2, whole genome shotgun sequence encodes these proteins:
- the LOC140991037 gene encoding probable protein S-acyltransferase 1 isoform X2 gives MGGAKNQDFFLPSKCMDAAKSKKRLYQVWKGRNKFLCGGRLIFGPDAASLLLSSFLIGAPALTFCTKMLVRIPEVDSLYGHIVFIVGLVLTFLVLTFLIMTSSRNPGIVPRNTRPPEPDSSSNSNSSIEWINNATPDLKLPRTKDIFINGHTVKVKYCDTCLLYRPPRSSHCSICNNCVQRFDHHCPWVGQCIGVRNYRIFIMFVSSSTILCIYVFTFSLLHLLEQPGRIWTSMSRDIVSVALIIYCFIAVWFVGGLSVFHFYLICTNQTTYENFRYRYDKKENPYNRGMIKNLQEIFFSKTVPSLVNFREWVTEEDDSILESITKKFCGDIMKSNGKMDIEAGILGKDGKPYPDLLQNLDYKGIEDSLKKDRGGKIVTDPFFFPTAQEGDCGRDSNANEDDGTENSSQRTSSAVLRV, from the exons AAATTTTTGTGTGGAGGGAGATTGATCTTTGGTCCTGATGCGGCATCACTTCTTCTGTCTAGCTTCCTAATAGGAGCCCCTGCATTAACATTCTGTACTAAGATGCTTGTAAGGATCCCAGAAGTCGATTCCTTGTACGGACACATTGTATTTATAGTTGGACTTGTCCTCACATTTCTG GTTTTGACTTTTCTCATCATGACATCTTCGAGAAATCCTGGAATAGTCCCGAGGAACACGAGGCCACCTGAGCCAGACAGTTCGTCGAATTCCAATTCATCTATAGAGTGGATTAACAATGCTACACCTGACTTAAAATTGCCAAGAACAAAAGATATCTTTATCAATGGCCATACAGTTAAAGTGAAGTATTGTGATACATGTTTGCTGTATCGTCCCCCACGTTCATCTCATTGCTCAATCTGCAACAACTGTGTCCAGAGGTTCGATCACCATTGTCCATGGGTGGGCCAATGTATTGGTGTT CGCAACTACCGGATTTTTATCATGTTCGTGTCATCTTCAACAATCTTGTGCATATACGTTTTCACATTTTCTTTGTTACATCTCCTTGAACAACCGGGTCGCATTTGGACTAGCATGTCGAGGGATATCGTGTCAGTTGCTCTTATAATCTACTGCTTCATTGCGGTGTGGTTTGTTGGTGGCCTAAGCGTATTCCATTTTTATCTCATCTGCACCAACCAG ACAACGTATGAAAACTTTCGTTACCGTTATGATAAGAAGGAAAATCCATATAATCGAGGAATGATCAAGAACCTCCAGGAAATATTTTTCTCCAAGACGGTACCTTCTCTGGTAAACTTCCGGGAATGGGTGACCGAAGAAGACGACTCTATTTTAGAGTCAATAACAAAGAAATTCTGTGGCGACATCATGAAATCAAATGGGAAGATGGATATAGAAGCCGGCATTCTTGGAAAAGATGGTAAACCATATCCGGATCTTTTGCAGAATCTTGATTATAAAGGAATCGAAGACAGCTTAAAGAAGGACCGAGGAGGGAAAATCGTTACCGATCCCTTTTTCTTTCCCACGGCTCAAGAAGGAGACTGTGGCAGAGACAGTAATGCCAATGAGGATGATGGGACAGAAAATAGCTCACAAAGAACTTCATCAGCTGTGCTTCGGGTATAA
- the LOC140990992 gene encoding probable cytochrome c oxidase subunit 5C-1 has protein sequence MAGSRVAHVTLKGPSVVKEILIATALGLAAGSLWKMHHWNEQRKTRAFYDLLDKGEVTVVAAEE, from the coding sequence ATGGCTGGCTCTAGGGTTGCTCATGTCACTCTGAAAGGACCAAGCGTGGTGAAGGAAATACTCATAGCAACTGCACTTGGCCTCGCTGCAGGCAGTCTTTGGAAGATGCACCATTGGAACGAGCAAAGAAAGACGAGGGCATTCTATGACTTATTGGATAAAGGCGAGGTCACTGTTGTCGCTGCAGAAGAATAA
- the LOC140991037 gene encoding probable protein S-acyltransferase 1 isoform X1: protein MGGAKNQDFFLPSKCMDAAKSKKRLYQVWKGRNKFLCGGRLIFGPDAASLLLSSFLIGAPALTFCTKMLVRIPEVDSLYGHIVFIVGLVLTFLVLTFLIMTSSRNPGIVPRNTRPPEPDSSSNSNSSIEWINNATPDLKLPRTKDIFINGHTVKVKYCDTCLLYRPPRSSHCSICNNCVQRFDHHCPWVGQCIGVRNYRIFIMFVSSSTILCIYVFTFSLLHLLEQPGRIWTSMSRDIVSVALIIYCFIAVWFVGGLSVFHFYLICTNQTTYENFRYRYDKKENPYNRGMIKNLQEIFFSKTVPSLVNFREWVTEEDDSILESITKKFCGDIMKSNGKMDIEAGILGKDGKPYPDLLQNLDYKGIEDSLKKDRGGKIVTDPFFFPTAQEGDCGRDSNANEDDGTENSSQRTSSAVLRDHIVEV from the exons AAATTTTTGTGTGGAGGGAGATTGATCTTTGGTCCTGATGCGGCATCACTTCTTCTGTCTAGCTTCCTAATAGGAGCCCCTGCATTAACATTCTGTACTAAGATGCTTGTAAGGATCCCAGAAGTCGATTCCTTGTACGGACACATTGTATTTATAGTTGGACTTGTCCTCACATTTCTG GTTTTGACTTTTCTCATCATGACATCTTCGAGAAATCCTGGAATAGTCCCGAGGAACACGAGGCCACCTGAGCCAGACAGTTCGTCGAATTCCAATTCATCTATAGAGTGGATTAACAATGCTACACCTGACTTAAAATTGCCAAGAACAAAAGATATCTTTATCAATGGCCATACAGTTAAAGTGAAGTATTGTGATACATGTTTGCTGTATCGTCCCCCACGTTCATCTCATTGCTCAATCTGCAACAACTGTGTCCAGAGGTTCGATCACCATTGTCCATGGGTGGGCCAATGTATTGGTGTT CGCAACTACCGGATTTTTATCATGTTCGTGTCATCTTCAACAATCTTGTGCATATACGTTTTCACATTTTCTTTGTTACATCTCCTTGAACAACCGGGTCGCATTTGGACTAGCATGTCGAGGGATATCGTGTCAGTTGCTCTTATAATCTACTGCTTCATTGCGGTGTGGTTTGTTGGTGGCCTAAGCGTATTCCATTTTTATCTCATCTGCACCAACCAG ACAACGTATGAAAACTTTCGTTACCGTTATGATAAGAAGGAAAATCCATATAATCGAGGAATGATCAAGAACCTCCAGGAAATATTTTTCTCCAAGACGGTACCTTCTCTGGTAAACTTCCGGGAATGGGTGACCGAAGAAGACGACTCTATTTTAGAGTCAATAACAAAGAAATTCTGTGGCGACATCATGAAATCAAATGGGAAGATGGATATAGAAGCCGGCATTCTTGGAAAAGATGGTAAACCATATCCGGATCTTTTGCAGAATCTTGATTATAAAGGAATCGAAGACAGCTTAAAGAAGGACCGAGGAGGGAAAATCGTTACCGATCCCTTTTTCTTTCCCACGGCTCAAGAAGGAGACTGTGGCAGAGACAGTAATGCCAATGAGGATGATGGGACAGAAAATAGCTCACAAAGAACTTCATCAGCTGTGCTTCGG GACCATATTGTGGAAGTTTGA